One genomic region from Saprospiraceae bacterium encodes:
- a CDS encoding histidine phosphatase family protein — MKTVCFIRHAKSSWDQAGLSDIDRPLNIRGKTTAPIMAKILADKDITPDLIISSPAKRARQTAKAFRKQYGMSKSDTQFEPSIYGGDEQNIFDILRKVDNARETVFVFGHNPTMNYLAALFSEDHIHVPTCGIMVVKLNITDWKSLQPDHKGLQEFIYPKQYIPEEGED; from the coding sequence ATGAAAACCGTCTGCTTTATCAGACATGCTAAATCAAGTTGGGATCAGGCTGGTCTATCAGATATAGATCGGCCTCTAAACATACGTGGAAAAACTACTGCACCCATCATGGCCAAAATTCTGGCTGATAAAGATATTACCCCTGATCTGATCATCTCCTCTCCTGCAAAAAGAGCCCGACAAACTGCAAAAGCATTTAGAAAGCAATATGGGATGAGCAAAAGCGACACCCAATTTGAACCATCTATCTATGGGGGTGATGAGCAAAATATTTTTGACATCTTGCGCAAGGTTGACAATGCCAGGGAAACAGTTTTCGTATTTGGACATAATCCTACAATGAATTACCTGGCCGCACTTTTTTCTGAAGACCATATACATGTGCCTACCTGCGGCATCATGGTGGTAAAGTTGAACATTACAGACTGGAAATCTCTTCAACCCGATCACAAAGGGTTACAGGAATTTATTTATCCAAAACAATATATTCCTGAAGAAGGTGAAGATTAG
- a CDS encoding carboxypeptidase regulatory-like domain-containing protein yields the protein MILFAGISTLSFGQGVTSANIAGLITDKSGEPLIGATVIAIHEPSGSQYGTATREDGRFNIPNVRIGGPYSITVSYVGYNTYQEKNIELSLGQTLQFRAKLGEESSLIEEVTVVSDKGSILSSERTGAGATIKKEMLEAMPTISRGLNDFLRFVPQSRSSSVASTAGSGVSFAGQDSRFNNLTIDGTIFNNSFGLASAPGGQTNSTPISLDAIEEIQVSLAPYDVRQGGFTGAGINAVTRSGTNKTQGSVFFSGRNQDYVGSNAAGTDVVTANFNVKQAGGRLGGAIIKNKLFYFVNYEQELRSDPSSSYLANRGTSGNNVTRVLASDLDALSAFLKTKFNYNTGAYEGFPLATESRKGLAKIDYNINQKNRLSVRFNYLKSFRDVTMSNSGVVSGNRSNNLFAMNFQNANYIINNDLYSGIVELNTILGSKMSNNLQFGYTANRDYRSSGGGVFPLVDILKDGTTYTSFGYEPFTANNILNTDTWQFKDDVTFYAGRHTITAGVNVETFKFDNTFTPTYYGQYVYNSLEDFYAAANGDASITARRYALTYSALPGHALPTATTRASQPGIYIQDELNMMQDKFKLTYGLRLDMPIFGKTARNNPEVEGFTFQDAENKPLKLSTSKLPGAKILFSPRVGFNWDVKGDRSLQIRGGTGIFSGRPAFVWISNQVGNNGILTGSFTFNDTKNYPFSDNVEKYIPENATTPASYNIAVTDPNFKFPQLLRTNIGVDFKMPFGMVGTLEGIFSKNLNQIYYINANQEKATGSYSGADNRPTFPGLGLTSTAQNNALRIVDKITDAILLTNTNKGYTYSLTAQVQKQFAKNFFLNAAYNFGEAKDLMTAGSIAFSSWRDNPSLLGNNLQQLAFSDNDQRHRIIAGMYYKIPWSKFASTAFNLGLQSGNIGRATYIVNGDLNGDAQTSNDLMYIPTSSSEIQFEQYTVGSGASARTVTVDAQKAAFDKFIASSPYLSDNKGSYATRNGYLLPWLTTVDASITQDISVKVAGQRNTLQFRLDMVNLTNFINSDWGVATVTTTRNPLQFRSRNATTNQPVYRFTEISNALPTNATQTGSSLSDVWQIQLGVRYIFN from the coding sequence ATGATTCTTTTTGCCGGTATCAGTACTTTGTCATTTGGACAAGGTGTTACCTCTGCGAATATAGCAGGATTGATCACAGACAAAAGCGGTGAGCCCTTGATTGGAGCTACTGTCATCGCTATACACGAACCCTCTGGCTCGCAGTATGGTACAGCTACCCGGGAGGATGGTAGATTTAACATACCCAATGTACGTATTGGTGGACCTTACTCTATCACCGTATCTTATGTAGGTTATAACACTTATCAAGAAAAAAACATTGAATTGTCACTAGGCCAAACGCTGCAGTTCAGGGCTAAATTGGGTGAAGAATCCTCTTTGATCGAAGAGGTTACCGTCGTAAGTGACAAAGGATCTATTCTGAGTTCTGAAAGAACCGGTGCTGGTGCCACTATCAAAAAAGAAATGCTTGAAGCTATGCCGACTATCAGCCGGGGTTTGAATGACTTCTTACGATTTGTGCCCCAGTCCAGATCATCGTCCGTTGCATCTACCGCTGGCTCAGGAGTATCATTTGCAGGCCAGGACAGCAGATTTAACAATCTCACCATCGACGGAACTATTTTTAATAATAGTTTTGGTCTGGCCAGTGCACCAGGTGGACAAACTAATTCAACCCCGATATCACTGGATGCTATTGAAGAGATCCAGGTGAGTTTAGCACCTTATGATGTCAGACAAGGTGGATTTACCGGCGCTGGTATTAACGCCGTGACACGCTCAGGTACTAACAAGACCCAGGGTTCTGTATTTTTTAGTGGCCGCAACCAGGATTATGTTGGCTCCAATGCGGCAGGAACGGATGTTGTCACAGCCAATTTTAATGTAAAACAAGCTGGAGGCCGCCTGGGTGGTGCCATCATCAAAAATAAATTGTTCTATTTCGTTAACTACGAGCAGGAATTGCGCTCGGATCCTTCTAGCTCTTATTTGGCTAATCGGGGCACTTCCGGCAATAACGTAACTCGTGTATTGGCATCAGATCTTGATGCCTTATCAGCCTTTCTTAAAACCAAATTTAACTACAACACTGGGGCATACGAAGGATTTCCTTTAGCAACTGAGAGCCGTAAAGGGCTAGCTAAAATAGATTACAATATCAATCAGAAAAATCGCCTGAGTGTGAGATTTAATTATCTCAAATCATTTAGGGATGTGACTATGAGTAATAGTGGTGTGGTCAGCGGAAACAGAAGCAATAATTTGTTTGCCATGAATTTTCAAAATGCCAACTATATTATCAACAATGACCTATACTCTGGCATCGTCGAGTTAAATACAATCCTGGGGAGTAAAATGTCCAATAACCTACAGTTTGGTTATACCGCCAACAGAGATTACAGAAGTAGTGGAGGCGGTGTATTCCCATTGGTTGATATTCTAAAGGATGGTACAACGTACACCTCCTTTGGATATGAACCATTTACAGCCAACAATATTTTAAATACAGATACCTGGCAGTTTAAAGATGATGTGACCTTCTACGCTGGCCGGCATACGATTACAGCAGGTGTAAATGTTGAAACTTTCAAATTTGACAACACCTTTACACCTACATATTATGGTCAGTATGTCTACAATTCATTAGAAGATTTTTATGCTGCAGCCAATGGTGATGCCAGTATCACAGCCAGAAGGTATGCTTTGACTTACTCAGCTCTGCCAGGTCACGCCTTGCCAACTGCAACTACGAGAGCATCTCAACCTGGTATCTATATTCAAGATGAGCTTAATATGATGCAGGATAAGTTCAAACTAACCTATGGACTTAGGCTCGATATGCCAATATTTGGAAAAACAGCACGCAATAATCCAGAGGTAGAAGGATTTACTTTCCAAGATGCAGAAAACAAACCTTTAAAACTCAGCACCTCTAAACTGCCTGGTGCGAAAATCCTTTTTTCACCCCGAGTTGGATTTAACTGGGATGTCAAAGGTGATCGTTCTTTACAAATTCGTGGAGGTACCGGTATATTCTCCGGAAGACCTGCTTTTGTATGGATCTCCAACCAGGTAGGTAATAATGGTATTTTGACAGGTTCATTTACTTTCAATGATACCAAAAACTATCCGTTTTCAGATAATGTAGAAAAATATATTCCTGAAAACGCTACCACTCCCGCTTCTTACAATATTGCTGTCACGGATCCAAACTTTAAGTTTCCACAATTATTGAGAACCAATATCGGCGTTGACTTCAAAATGCCTTTTGGTATGGTCGGAACACTGGAGGGAATATTCAGTAAAAACTTAAATCAAATCTATTATATCAATGCTAATCAGGAAAAAGCTACCGGATCTTATAGTGGAGCCGATAACAGACCTACTTTTCCAGGTTTAGGTTTAACCAGTACTGCACAGAACAATGCTTTAAGAATAGTCGATAAAATCACCGATGCTATTTTACTGACCAATACAAATAAAGGTTACACTTATTCTTTGACTGCACAAGTTCAAAAGCAGTTTGCTAAGAATTTCTTTTTGAATGCTGCCTACAATTTTGGCGAAGCTAAAGATTTGATGACTGCCGGCTCTATTGCGTTCTCTTCCTGGAGAGACAACCCCAGCCTGTTGGGTAACAATCTTCAGCAATTAGCATTTAGTGACAATGACCAAAGACATCGTATCATCGCTGGTATGTATTATAAAATTCCCTGGAGTAAATTTGCTTCAACAGCCTTTAACCTGGGACTACAGTCAGGTAATATCGGACGCGCCACCTATATAGTCAATGGAGATCTAAATGGTGATGCACAAACTTCTAATGACCTGATGTATATCCCTACCTCCTCCAGCGAAATTCAATTTGAACAATACACTGTTGGATCAGGTGCCAGTGCCCGTACAGTGACTGTGGATGCTCAAAAAGCTGCCTTTGATAAGTTTATTGCCAGCTCTCCCTACCTTTCTGACAATAAAGGAAGTTATGCTACCCGTAATGGATATCTTCTTCCCTGGTTGACCACGGTGGATGCCAGTATCACACAAGATATCTCTGTAAAAGTAGCTGGTCAACGAAATACACTTCAATTCAGATTGGACATGGTCAACCTCACTAATTTTATTAATAGCGATTGGGGCGTTGCTACCGTGACGACTACTCGTAATCCACTTCAGTTTAGAAGTAGAAATGCTACAACTAATCAACCAGTGTACAGATTTACAGAGATCAGTAACGCATTGCCAACTAATGCTACTCAAACCGGTAGTTCTTTATCCGATGTATGGCAAATCCAGCTAGGAGTTAGGTATATATTCAACTAA
- the pdhA gene encoding pyruvate dehydrogenase (acetyl-transferring) E1 component subunit alpha — MQVIDKKVVATANKYDKATYLKWFETMFRIRKFEERTLLMYSQQKIRGFCHVYIGQEAIAGGLVTAIRAEDALVTGYRQHGIALSRGLSPSTCMAELFGKSGGCVKGKGGSMHFFSQEHRFFGGNGIVGAQIGIGTGIGFAEKYKGTDLLCVTMFGDGAARQGIVFEAFNMAMTWKLPVLYICENNGYAMGTSVERTSNVKEIYRIGAAFDMPSKRVDGMNVESVHEAILEAADHIRSGQGPYFLEIMTYRYKGHSVSDPANYRSKEELHQYQEKDPIETLEEKILAENICTEEELLIIKDKIKQEIDDAVAFAEESPFPDPSELFTDNYVQPDYPFVS, encoded by the coding sequence ATGCAAGTGATAGATAAAAAAGTAGTCGCTACCGCCAATAAATATGATAAAGCCACTTATCTGAAGTGGTTTGAAACCATGTTTAGAATCAGAAAATTTGAAGAGCGTACACTTCTCATGTATAGTCAACAGAAAATCAGGGGATTTTGCCACGTATATATAGGTCAGGAGGCCATTGCGGGCGGCTTGGTTACAGCTATCAGAGCTGAAGATGCTTTGGTCACAGGCTATCGACAACATGGCATAGCATTGTCAAGAGGACTGAGTCCCTCAACCTGTATGGCTGAGCTGTTTGGCAAGTCTGGAGGATGTGTAAAAGGCAAAGGAGGATCCATGCATTTTTTCTCACAGGAGCATCGTTTTTTTGGAGGGAATGGTATAGTGGGTGCTCAGATAGGCATCGGTACAGGTATCGGTTTTGCTGAAAAATATAAGGGCACGGATTTGCTTTGTGTCACCATGTTTGGGGATGGAGCAGCCAGGCAAGGCATTGTATTTGAAGCTTTTAACATGGCTATGACCTGGAAGCTGCCGGTCCTGTACATCTGTGAAAACAATGGCTATGCAATGGGAACTTCGGTAGAAAGGACGAGCAACGTTAAAGAGATCTACCGGATAGGCGCAGCTTTTGATATGCCATCAAAACGTGTAGATGGCATGAATGTGGAATCTGTCCATGAAGCTATCCTGGAAGCAGCCGATCATATCAGGTCAGGTCAAGGCCCTTATTTCCTGGAGATCATGACCTATAGATATAAAGGCCATTCAGTGAGTGATCCAGCTAATTACCGGTCAAAAGAAGAATTACACCAATATCAGGAAAAGGACCCTATAGAAACCCTTGAAGAAAAAATATTGGCCGAAAACATCTGTACAGAAGAAGAGTTGCTCATCATTAAGGACAAGATCAAACAAGAGATTGATGATGCAGTGGCCTTTGCAGAAGAATCACCTTTCCCTGATCCTTCTGAGCTTTTTACAGACAATTATGTGCAGCCGGATTACCCTTTTGTGTCTTAA
- a CDS encoding tetratricopeptide repeat protein, whose protein sequence is MAKVNTNKNKPDEKLLDLVEVQQKTKSFFEHNQKLISIAGGGLILLVGGLLAYFLLYQQPRQKRAIEQMMLAEQQFEKDSFRLALTNPGGGYSGFLDIIETYSGTKSANLAKYYAGICYLHLGQHDAAIEFLNDYNAKDEPTNITRLGTIGDAYSEKKDFSNAISFYKKAIAAGNNELLTPYYIKKLGMLYLYQKDMPGGLAEFKKLKSDFPLSPESTDVDKYISQAGGGIED, encoded by the coding sequence ATGGCAAAAGTTAATACGAATAAGAATAAACCGGATGAAAAGTTATTGGATCTGGTAGAAGTTCAACAAAAAACCAAAAGTTTCTTTGAACACAATCAAAAGCTTATTTCCATTGCTGGAGGAGGCTTGATATTGCTCGTTGGCGGATTACTTGCATATTTTTTACTGTATCAACAGCCCCGACAAAAAAGAGCGATAGAGCAAATGATGCTGGCTGAGCAACAATTTGAAAAAGACTCGTTTAGACTCGCCTTGACTAATCCCGGCGGTGGATATTCAGGATTTCTCGATATCATAGAGACTTACAGTGGCACCAAATCAGCCAATCTGGCCAAATATTATGCGGGTATCTGCTATTTGCACCTGGGTCAGCATGATGCAGCTATTGAATTTCTTAATGATTACAATGCCAAAGATGAACCTACCAATATCACTCGCTTAGGAACCATTGGAGATGCTTACTCTGAGAAAAAAGATTTCTCTAATGCAATTTCATTTTATAAGAAAGCCATAGCAGCTGGCAACAATGAATTGCTCACACCATATTATATAAAGAAATTAGGCATGCTCTATTTGTATCAAAAGGATATGCCCGGAGGATTGGCAGAGTTTAAAAAATTGAAAAGTGATTTTCCATTATCACCGGAGTCTACTGATGTGGATAAATATATATCTCAGGCAGGAGGTGGTATAGAGGATTGA
- a CDS encoding ABC transporter permease subunit — protein MSKVFVIARKEFGSFFDSLVAYILLAAFLGFSGFFTWIQGSDIFMRREADLEVFFSVARWTLFFFIPALTMKMVAEEKKTGTIEMLLTKDVTDREVILGKFMGCLMLVSVALLFTLPYYMSVAWLGKMDHGATITGYVGLLLMSAAYIAIGLFASSITNNQIVAFLLALLIGIFFHLLFDFIAAGTSGWMSDLFQTLSLTNHYDSISRGVVDTKDLIYFGSLTAIGLFLAEYFISKR, from the coding sequence ATGTCTAAAGTATTTGTAATAGCCCGTAAGGAATTTGGATCCTTTTTTGACTCCCTGGTGGCCTATATCTTGTTGGCGGCATTTCTGGGCTTTAGTGGTTTTTTTACCTGGATCCAGGGCAGTGATATTTTTATGCGCCGCGAAGCGGACCTTGAAGTGTTTTTCTCTGTGGCTCGATGGACGCTGTTTTTCTTTATTCCTGCGTTGACGATGAAAATGGTGGCTGAAGAAAAGAAAACGGGGACCATTGAGATGCTCCTCACCAAAGATGTCACGGACAGAGAGGTGATCCTGGGTAAGTTTATGGGCTGCCTGATGTTGGTCAGCGTGGCTTTACTGTTCACCTTGCCTTATTATATGAGTGTGGCGTGGTTGGGCAAGATGGATCATGGGGCTACGATCACTGGTTATGTTGGTTTGTTATTGATGTCTGCTGCCTACATTGCTATCGGACTTTTTGCAAGCAGCATCACCAATAATCAGATAGTGGCTTTTTTGCTGGCTTTATTGATTGGGATATTTTTTCATCTATTGTTTGACTTTATTGCAGCCGGCACCTCTGGCTGGATGAGTGATTTGTTTCAAACTTTAAGCCTGACTAATCATTACGATTCTATCTCGAGAGGGGTAGTCGACACCAAAGATTTGATCTACTTTGGGTCATTGACGGCGATTGGACTATTTCTGGCTGAATATTTTATTTCAAAGCGATAA
- a CDS encoding DUF4340 domain-containing protein codes for MNNKKLLYVFLGLIAILGLTQLFNSRKDRSFKSELVNVDTSKVTRLVLHPQSENHAEIILSKENGEWIAEKGQKRAKTEPGSVSSILKELVSIKVKSIATQSKARWQEYEISDSAGSRIEAYAGATKLADFYSGKFGFNPQAKNMTSYLRDAGDNAVYAVEGFHSMTFNPSFSSFRDKTISAFRPDQCTQVSIQSGGTAINLTKSGMHWTANGAQISDTMAVPNFLNSIQHMRGTDFNDDFVAGAAIHSAKIVTDINPIDINIYSSGDSTRPFMVHSSLNPEVYFAEDSSGVYRTLIEGLNKLLEKK; via the coding sequence ATGAATAATAAAAAACTATTGTACGTATTTCTGGGATTGATCGCCATCTTAGGTTTGACACAGTTGTTCAATAGCAGAAAAGATCGGTCTTTTAAATCTGAATTGGTCAATGTGGATACTTCCAAAGTGACCAGGTTGGTCCTTCATCCTCAATCAGAAAATCATGCAGAGATCATACTTTCTAAGGAGAATGGGGAGTGGATAGCAGAGAAAGGACAGAAAAGAGCCAAAACAGAACCTGGTTCAGTATCCTCCATACTCAAAGAACTGGTATCTATCAAAGTGAAATCAATTGCCACTCAATCCAAAGCCAGGTGGCAGGAATACGAGATCTCAGACAGTGCAGGATCCAGGATAGAGGCTTATGCAGGTGCGACCAAATTAGCCGATTTTTATAGTGGCAAGTTTGGGTTCAACCCCCAAGCCAAAAATATGACTTCATACCTTAGGGACGCTGGAGACAATGCGGTATATGCAGTAGAAGGATTTCACAGCATGACATTTAATCCCTCTTTCAGCTCGTTTAGAGATAAAACCATCAGTGCGTTTAGGCCTGATCAATGTACCCAGGTGAGCATCCAAAGTGGAGGCACTGCTATCAACCTTACCAAATCAGGTATGCATTGGACTGCCAATGGAGCTCAAATATCCGATACCATGGCAGTGCCTAATTTTTTGAACAGTATACAACACATGCGTGGTACAGATTTCAATGATGATTTCGTAGCTGGTGCTGCTATTCATTCTGCGAAAATAGTGACCGATATTAACCCGATCGATATTAATATCTATTCCTCTGGAGATTCTACCAGGCCATTTATGGTACACAGTTCTCTCAATCCTGAGGTTTACTTTGCTGAAGATTCATCTGGAGTGTATCGAACTTTAATTGAGGGATTGAATAAGTTATTGGAGAAAAAATAA
- a CDS encoding DUF721 domain-containing protein — protein MKRHNDLPISQVLKQWSQSPKFKPRLIQEKIEAGWEDWFGKTISKNTEKLVVKNNTLYVYIKSGPLKYEMNLGREQIRRILHERLGENYFEDIVIN, from the coding sequence GTGAAACGACATAATGATTTACCGATTTCTCAAGTACTTAAACAATGGAGCCAATCTCCCAAATTTAAACCCAGGTTGATCCAGGAAAAAATCGAGGCTGGATGGGAGGATTGGTTTGGGAAAACCATCTCAAAAAACACTGAAAAACTAGTGGTGAAGAATAATACCCTGTATGTCTATATTAAGTCGGGCCCTTTAAAATATGAAATGAATCTGGGAAGAGAGCAGATCAGGAGGATCCTCCACGAGCGCCTTGGAGAAAATTATTTTGAAGATATAGTCATCAATTAA
- a CDS encoding GldG family protein → MKKNLTTILLISGILLIVNLLSRRYFIRLDLTKSGEFTLSKSTKNILRGLEDPITISAYFSKDLPANITKVRTDFKDLLVEYSNRSGGNINYEFINPNESETIEQEAMQAGIRPIMIDVREKDQSKQQKAYLGAVLKMGDRTEVLPFVQPGASMEYDLTTAIKKISNLNKQAIGLVQGYGAASMQELAQVNQALQALYIVEPVDLNNPIDPKFKTILFVRPKDTIQPIAFQNLDQFLERGGNMVAAVNAVDGDLQNAMGQVVFTGFPEWLATKGIHINNDLVIDSRCGQVNVQQQQGFFTMMTPVKFPYLPMAANFSTNPVTKGLEQVIFPFVSSVTVRDSSLRYISLVNSSEKSNTVPVPTMFDIQKQWTQTDFPKNNISMGGIVEKIGSPAWKMIVYGDGDFAVNGQEGRGMSPDNINLLVNSVDWMSDESGLMELRTKGATTHPIKEIDESQRSLIKYANFILPVLLVLLYGFIRSQQTKSARIRRMQERYV, encoded by the coding sequence ATGAAAAAAAATCTAACTACCATATTGTTGATTTCCGGGATCTTGCTCATCGTCAATCTGTTATCGAGAAGGTATTTTATAAGACTTGATTTGACTAAGAGCGGAGAATTTACCTTGAGCAAGTCTACAAAAAACATCTTAAGAGGATTGGAAGATCCTATCACCATCAGCGCGTATTTTTCAAAGGATCTGCCAGCCAATATCACCAAAGTGCGTACAGATTTCAAAGACCTTTTGGTCGAGTACAGCAATCGAAGTGGCGGCAACATTAATTACGAGTTCATCAATCCCAACGAAAGTGAAACCATAGAACAGGAAGCGATGCAAGCCGGCATTCGACCTATCATGATCGATGTAAGAGAGAAAGATCAATCAAAACAACAAAAAGCATATCTCGGCGCTGTATTAAAAATGGGTGACCGAACAGAAGTATTACCTTTTGTCCAGCCCGGAGCTTCAATGGAATACGATCTCACCACCGCCATCAAAAAAATCTCTAATCTCAACAAACAGGCGATCGGCCTGGTCCAAGGATATGGGGCTGCCAGCATGCAGGAATTGGCTCAAGTCAACCAGGCGCTACAAGCACTGTATATTGTAGAACCTGTAGACCTAAATAATCCAATTGATCCTAAATTTAAAACGATCTTATTCGTAAGACCTAAGGATACGATCCAACCCATCGCCTTTCAAAATCTCGATCAATTTTTAGAGAGGGGAGGGAATATGGTAGCAGCAGTCAATGCGGTAGATGGAGACCTGCAGAATGCCATGGGTCAGGTGGTATTTACAGGATTTCCGGAGTGGTTAGCCACTAAAGGCATTCATATAAATAACGATTTGGTGATAGACTCCAGGTGTGGTCAGGTCAACGTGCAGCAACAGCAAGGTTTTTTTACCATGATGACTCCTGTCAAATTTCCTTATCTCCCTATGGCTGCTAATTTTAGTACCAATCCGGTGACCAAAGGGTTAGAACAAGTGATATTTCCATTTGTCAGCAGTGTCACGGTGAGAGACAGTTCGCTGAGATATATCTCCCTGGTCAATTCTTCTGAAAAGTCTAATACTGTCCCGGTACCAACCATGTTTGATATTCAAAAGCAGTGGACTCAGACCGATTTCCCCAAAAATAATATTTCGATGGGTGGGATCGTAGAAAAGATAGGATCTCCGGCATGGAAGATGATCGTGTATGGTGATGGTGACTTTGCAGTCAATGGACAAGAGGGTAGAGGAATGTCACCGGACAATATCAATCTACTGGTCAATAGCGTCGACTGGATGAGCGATGAATCAGGTCTGATGGAGCTCAGGACCAAAGGTGCCACCACCCATCCCATCAAGGAAATTGACGAGTCCCAGCGCAGCTTGATCAAATATGCCAATTTTATTCTTCCGGTTTTGTTGGTGCTGCTGTATGGTTTTATCAGGTCACAACAGACTAAATCAGCCAGAATTCGCAGGATGCAAGAGCGTTATGTTTAA
- the recF gene encoding DNA replication and repair protein RecF (All proteins in this family for which functions are known are DNA-binding proteins that assist the filamentation of RecA onto DNA for the initiation of recombination or recombinational repair.) yields the protein MVLSSIILTQFKNYPFQEITFAEGFNLIYGYNGSGKTNILDAIHYLALTKSHFVPQDRMAIMQGSDFFRLEGHFVNASNNTKVVIKYRPAEKRLEVNDDPLTRLADHIGTIGMVMIAPDDLDVIDGLSNLRRKYMDVSLSQLDRSYLMHLSTYKKLLDQRNAYLKQTQVPDTVFLQVLNEKMAPSSAYLHQCRSTFVAALEPNFQSYYGAISGEKEMVSLKYESELSTKPLLELFGESHHQDLRNRYTHKGSHKDDLKFLINGQDLKYIGSQGQKKTYLVSLFLAQADYLSHLMPTPPIILLDDIFDKLDTLRVSHLMRTLSELPCKQIIMTDTTDHRVGAIINELSMPLKYFKIENGQCLSMK from the coding sequence ATCGTACTTTCTTCCATCATACTGACTCAATTTAAAAATTATCCCTTTCAGGAAATAACATTCGCTGAAGGATTTAATTTAATTTATGGCTACAATGGGAGCGGTAAAACCAATATTTTAGATGCTATACATTATTTGGCCTTGACCAAAAGTCATTTTGTCCCTCAGGATCGAATGGCGATCATGCAAGGATCAGATTTTTTTCGATTGGAAGGCCATTTTGTTAATGCTTCCAATAACACCAAGGTAGTGATCAAATATAGACCTGCAGAGAAAAGGCTCGAAGTCAATGACGATCCATTGACCAGGCTAGCTGATCATATCGGGACGATTGGAATGGTGATGATCGCACCAGATGATCTCGATGTTATAGATGGCTTGAGTAATCTGCGACGGAAGTACATGGATGTATCTTTATCTCAACTTGACCGATCCTATTTGATGCATTTAAGCACTTATAAAAAGCTTTTAGATCAACGAAATGCTTATTTGAAGCAAACCCAGGTACCGGATACAGTTTTTCTCCAGGTATTAAATGAAAAAATGGCACCCAGTAGTGCTTATCTGCATCAATGTCGGAGTACATTTGTAGCTGCCCTTGAGCCCAATTTTCAATCATATTATGGAGCGATAAGTGGTGAAAAGGAAATGGTCTCACTCAAATATGAGTCAGAACTCAGTACTAAACCATTATTGGAGCTGTTCGGAGAGAGCCATCACCAGGATCTTAGAAACAGATACACACATAAAGGCAGCCATAAAGACGATTTAAAATTTTTAATCAATGGACAGGATCTGAAATATATTGGTTCGCAGGGTCAGAAAAAGACTTATTTGGTCAGCTTGTTTCTGGCGCAAGCAGATTATTTATCACATTTAATGCCTACGCCGCCTATAATATTACTGGATGATATCTTTGATAAGCTGGATACGCTCCGGGTCAGTCATCTTATGAGGACCCTGAGTGAGCTGCCTTGCAAACAAATCATCATGACAGATACCACAGACCATAGGGTAGGCGCTATCATCAATGAGCTATCCATGCCCTTAAAATATTTTAAAATAGAAAATGGTCAATGCCTATCAATGAAATAG